The Musa acuminata AAA Group cultivar baxijiao chromosome BXJ1-3, Cavendish_Baxijiao_AAA, whole genome shotgun sequence genome window below encodes:
- the LOC103979323 gene encoding probable methyltransferase PMT2 isoform X1, giving the protein MAVKGNAADNRTRSSVSIFIIISMCCFFYILGAWQKSGFGKGDSIAIEITKQTDCTILPNLSFETHHSRSDFGDDIGAEVRTFEPCHERYRDYTPCQDQNRAMLFPRENMNYRERHCPPEEEKLYCLIPAPEGYVAPFPWPKSRDFVPYANVPYKSLTVEKAVQNWVQYEGNVFRFPGGGTQFPQGADTYIDQLASVIPIANGTVRTALDTGCGVASWGAYLLKRNVLAMSFAPRDSHEAQVQFALERGVPAIIGVLGTIKLPYPSRSFDMAHCSRCLIPWGANDGMYMMEVDRVLRPGGYWVLSGPPINWKNNYKAWQRTEEDLEDEQKKIEEIAELLCWEKVSENSEIAIWRKRINSDSCAVRQDEPRVRTCESSYADDVWYKKMEACIVPFPEVDNPEEVAGGELKTFPDRLNVVPPRIASGSVPGFSVESYQEDNRLWKKHVKAYKRLNKYIDTGRYRNIMDMNAGLGSFSAAIESPKLWVMNVVPTIADKSTLGVIYERGLIGIYHDWCEGFSTYPRTYDLIHANAVFSLYNKNRCKMEDILLEMDRILRPEGAVIFRDQVDILMKVKRMVTGMRWNTKMVDHEDGPLLQEKVLVAVKQYWAGGHTNETVEV; this is encoded by the exons ATGGCCGTGAAAGGGAATGCAGCAGACAATAGGACCAGAAGCTCTGTTTCTATATTCATCATAATTAGTATGTGCTGCTTCTTCTATATTTTGGGAGCATGGCAGAAGAGTGGTTTTGGGAAGGGCGACAGCATTGCCATTGAGATTACTAAGCAAACTGATTGCACCATCTTGCCAAATCTTAGTTTTGAGACTCATCATAGTAGATCAGATTTCGGTGATGATATTGGAGCGGAAGTCAGAACATTTGAGCCATGTCATGAGCGTTATAGGGATTATACTCCTTGCCAAGATCAAAATCGAGCAATGTTGTTTCCTAGAGAAAACATGAACTACAGAGAACGGCATTGCCCCCCGGAAGAAGAAAAACTGTACTGTCTTATACCAGCGCCCGAAGGCTATGTTGCCCCCTTTCCATGGCCGAAAAGCCGTGACTTCGTTCCCTATGCAAATGTACCCTACAAAAGTCTTACGGTTGAGAAAGCTGTTCAGAACTGGGTTCAATATGAGGGTAATGTGTTTAGATTCCCTGGTGGAGGAACACAGTTTCCTCAAGGGGCTGATACATATATAGACCAACTTGCATCTGTTATCCCAATTGCTAATGGGACAGTCAGAACTGCATTAGACACTGGTTGTGGG GTTGCAAGCTGGGGAGCTTACCTTTTGAAGAGGAATGTGTTGGCCATGTCATTTGCACCAAGGGACTCTCATGAGGCACAGGTGCAATTTGCTCTGGAAAGAGGTGTCCCTGCAATTATTGGTGTCCTTGGAACCATAAAACTGCCATATCCATCTAGATCCTTTGATATGGCTCATTGTTCAAGGTGTTTGATCCCTTGGGGAGCAAATG ATGGCATGTACATGATGGAGGTAGACCGGGTTCTTAGGCCTGGTGGGTACTGGGTGCTTTCAGGCCCTCCCATAAACTGGAAGAACAACTACAAAGCATGGCAGCGTACAGAGGAGGATCTTGAGGATGAGCAGAAAAAGATTGAAGAAATTGCTGAACTACTTTGCTGGGAGAAGGTCTCAGAGAACAGTGAAATTGCCATTTGGAGAAAGAGAATAAACTCTGATTCTTGTGCTGTGAGGCAAGATGAACCCCGTGTCAGAACCTGTGAATCATCATATGCAGATGATGTCTG GTACAAGAAGATGGAAGCATGTATTGTGCCTTTTCCTGAGGTTGACAACCCTGAAGAGGTTGCTGGAGGAGAACTAAAGACATTCCCAGACAGACTAAATGTCGTGCCTCCTAGAATAGCAAGTGGTTCTGTTCCTGGTTTCTCAGTTGAGTCATATCAGGAAGACAACAGATTATGGAAGAAACATGTCAAAGCTTACAAAAGATTAAATAAGTATATTGACACGGGACGATATCGGAATATAATGGATATGAATGCAGGATTGGGTAGCTTTTCAGCAGCAATTGAGTCACCCAAATTATGGGTGATGAATGTAGTACCCACAATTGCTGATAAGTCTACTTTGGGCGTGATATATGAAAGAGGGCTGATTGGCATATATCATGACTG GTGTGAAGGTTTCTCAACTTACCCAAGGACATATGACCTTATCCATGCCAATGCTGTCTTTAGCTTGTACAACAAGAA TAGGTGCAAGATGGAAGATATTCTTTTAGAAATGGATCGAATTTTAAGGCCTGAAGGTGCAGTGATATTCCGCGATCAAGTAGATATCTTGATGAAGGTGAAGAGGATGGTCACTGGAATGAGATGGAACACCAAGATGGTAGATCATGAGGATGGCCCTCTTTTGCAGGAAAAGGTTTTGGTTGCTGTTAAGCAGTACTGGGCAGGTGGCCACACTAATGAAACAGTCGAAGTGTGA
- the LOC103979323 gene encoding probable methyltransferase PMT2 isoform X2: MAVKGNAADNRTRSSVSIFIIISMCCFFYILGAWQKSGFGKGDSIAIEITKQTDCTILPNLSFETHHSRSDFGDDIGAEVRTFEPCHERYRDYTPCQDQNRAMLFPRENMNYRERHCPPEEEKLYCLIPAPEGYVAPFPWPKSRDFVPYANVPYKSLTVEKAVQNWVQYEGNVFRFPGGGTQFPQGADTYIDQLASVIPIANGTVRTALDTGCGVASWGAYLLKRNVLAMSFAPRDSHEAQVQFALERGVPAIIGVLGTIKLPYPSRSFDMAHCSRCLIPWGANDGMYMMEVDRVLRPGGYWVLSGPPINWKNNYKAWQRTEEDLEDEQKKIEEIAELLCWEKVSENSEIAIWRKRINSDSCAVRQDEPRVRTCESSYADDVWYKKMEACIVPFPEVDNPEEVAGGELKTFPDRLNVVPPRIASGSVPGFSVESYQEDNRLWKKHVKAYKRLNKYIDTGRYRNIMDMNAGLGSFSAAIESPKLWVMNVVPTIADKSTLGVIYERGLIGIYHDWCEGFSTYPRTYDLIHANAVFSLYNKKCKMEDILLEMDRILRPEGAVIFRDQVDILMKVKRMVTGMRWNTKMVDHEDGPLLQEKVLVAVKQYWAGGHTNETVEV, translated from the exons ATGGCCGTGAAAGGGAATGCAGCAGACAATAGGACCAGAAGCTCTGTTTCTATATTCATCATAATTAGTATGTGCTGCTTCTTCTATATTTTGGGAGCATGGCAGAAGAGTGGTTTTGGGAAGGGCGACAGCATTGCCATTGAGATTACTAAGCAAACTGATTGCACCATCTTGCCAAATCTTAGTTTTGAGACTCATCATAGTAGATCAGATTTCGGTGATGATATTGGAGCGGAAGTCAGAACATTTGAGCCATGTCATGAGCGTTATAGGGATTATACTCCTTGCCAAGATCAAAATCGAGCAATGTTGTTTCCTAGAGAAAACATGAACTACAGAGAACGGCATTGCCCCCCGGAAGAAGAAAAACTGTACTGTCTTATACCAGCGCCCGAAGGCTATGTTGCCCCCTTTCCATGGCCGAAAAGCCGTGACTTCGTTCCCTATGCAAATGTACCCTACAAAAGTCTTACGGTTGAGAAAGCTGTTCAGAACTGGGTTCAATATGAGGGTAATGTGTTTAGATTCCCTGGTGGAGGAACACAGTTTCCTCAAGGGGCTGATACATATATAGACCAACTTGCATCTGTTATCCCAATTGCTAATGGGACAGTCAGAACTGCATTAGACACTGGTTGTGGG GTTGCAAGCTGGGGAGCTTACCTTTTGAAGAGGAATGTGTTGGCCATGTCATTTGCACCAAGGGACTCTCATGAGGCACAGGTGCAATTTGCTCTGGAAAGAGGTGTCCCTGCAATTATTGGTGTCCTTGGAACCATAAAACTGCCATATCCATCTAGATCCTTTGATATGGCTCATTGTTCAAGGTGTTTGATCCCTTGGGGAGCAAATG ATGGCATGTACATGATGGAGGTAGACCGGGTTCTTAGGCCTGGTGGGTACTGGGTGCTTTCAGGCCCTCCCATAAACTGGAAGAACAACTACAAAGCATGGCAGCGTACAGAGGAGGATCTTGAGGATGAGCAGAAAAAGATTGAAGAAATTGCTGAACTACTTTGCTGGGAGAAGGTCTCAGAGAACAGTGAAATTGCCATTTGGAGAAAGAGAATAAACTCTGATTCTTGTGCTGTGAGGCAAGATGAACCCCGTGTCAGAACCTGTGAATCATCATATGCAGATGATGTCTG GTACAAGAAGATGGAAGCATGTATTGTGCCTTTTCCTGAGGTTGACAACCCTGAAGAGGTTGCTGGAGGAGAACTAAAGACATTCCCAGACAGACTAAATGTCGTGCCTCCTAGAATAGCAAGTGGTTCTGTTCCTGGTTTCTCAGTTGAGTCATATCAGGAAGACAACAGATTATGGAAGAAACATGTCAAAGCTTACAAAAGATTAAATAAGTATATTGACACGGGACGATATCGGAATATAATGGATATGAATGCAGGATTGGGTAGCTTTTCAGCAGCAATTGAGTCACCCAAATTATGGGTGATGAATGTAGTACCCACAATTGCTGATAAGTCTACTTTGGGCGTGATATATGAAAGAGGGCTGATTGGCATATATCATGACTG GTGTGAAGGTTTCTCAACTTACCCAAGGACATATGACCTTATCCATGCCAATGCTGTCTTTAGCTTGTACAACAAGAA GTGCAAGATGGAAGATATTCTTTTAGAAATGGATCGAATTTTAAGGCCTGAAGGTGCAGTGATATTCCGCGATCAAGTAGATATCTTGATGAAGGTGAAGAGGATGGTCACTGGAATGAGATGGAACACCAAGATGGTAGATCATGAGGATGGCCCTCTTTTGCAGGAAAAGGTTTTGGTTGCTGTTAAGCAGTACTGGGCAGGTGGCCACACTAATGAAACAGTCGAAGTGTGA
- the LOC103979322 gene encoding uncharacterized protein LOC103979322 codes for MAFCVNFCWSIIASSLIWLCCFMAMHLFRIRQRNSFQKDLKLPGVTDSCTRDDDDESKEKETPSLSFKFQYQLSDSSARKDEPSMKPSIDNLGFLSENDFSGFMEGAGIGGIEDQKFLHAEPLEEEKPVSWKTNPSTEPEITDRARFLSEFSGFDSDTESLGASDGYSVKDLIVDSDSDGLLSERDLDEYEHQAEAIEVSINATKFQVQQFEDIRRFEETELQSTQNRDTESVTADGEFCPFKNHRRHIKCAGNGSDNSEPELDQIQKIRASKLLPMELIDSSDVELHTTEKHSSTRRGFEQVLSSNEAFHDGHLGSIPSSEEEEQALLRAELDELEEELGIEEKVPNQSRQKEDTDLEDLDDEEDYDDLESLWEHQDLMEELKLEMRKLRAVGLPTILEESEAPKAVDDPKPWKIHETLLHEDPMDELHKFYKSYRGRMRKFDILNYQKMYAIGLLQLKDPLQSMKSQRSLIPTLKSLLPQSLWPRGLKPGTDLSEEFIKELQSDLEMVYVGQTCLSWEFLLWQYEKAQELPQSARYRNHQYNQVAEEFQQFQVILQRFIEDEFFKGPRLPNYVKHRCGNQNLPQVPHIREDNLKEKMEAQLKGNHIVCSEVLEEIMEESIRIFWEFVKADKDETPWMLKGLLGTHVQLQDPSDFKFMANVQSNLQKKEKKLKDILRIRNCLVKKFKKPKEDGSNQDLFFSQVDLKLVARVLRMSRITTEQLVWCHTKLSNIVFIEGKVHREPSFLLFPC; via the exons ATGGCTTTCTGCGTCAACTTCTGCTGGTCCATCATCGCCAGTTCTTTGATTTGGTTGTGCTGTTTCATGGCCATGCATCTGTTCAG AATTAGGCAACGAAATAGCTTTCAGAAAGACCTCAAACTTCCTGGAGTCACTGATTCATGTACtagggatgatgatgatgaatccaAGGAGAAAGAGACACCAAGTCTCAGCTTCAAGTTTCAGTATCAGCTTTCTGATTCTTCTGCAAGAAAAGATGAACCCTCTATGAAACCAAGCATTGACAATCTTGGCTTCCTGTCCGAGAATGATTTCAGTGGCTTCATGGAAGGAGCAGGCATAGGTGGAATCGAAGACCAGAAGTTTCTGCATGCTGAGCCGTTGGAGGAGGAAAAGCCAGTGAGTTGGAAGACTAATCCTTCAACTGAACCCGAAATCACTGATCGAGCAAGGTTTCTGTCAGAGTTCTCCGGCTTCGACTCTGACACCGAGTCCCTCGGTGCAAGTGATGGTTACTCGGTGAAGGACCTCATTGTCGATTCGGATAGTGATGGTTTGTTGTCGGAGAGAGACCTCGATGAGTATGAGCATCAAGCCGAAGCTATAGAAGTCTCGATCAATGCCACTAAATTTCAAGTACAACAGTTCGAAGATATCAGAAGATTTGAAGAAACAGAGTTGCAATCTACTCAGAATCGTGATACAGAATCTGTTACTGCAGATGGTGAATTTTGTCCTTTCAAAAATCATAGAAGACATATAAAGTGCGCAGGAAATGGATCAGACAACTCTGAGCCTGAATTAGATCAAATTCAGAAGATTCGGGCATCAAAATTGCTGCCAATGGAACTGATTGATTCCAGTGATGTTGAGCTTCATACAACCGAGAAGCATAGCAGTACAAGAAGAGGTTTTGAGCAAGTCCTCTCCTCGAATGAGGCTTTTCATGATGGTCATCTTGGATCAATTCCCAgctcagaagaagaagaacaagcacTGCTTAGAGCAGAATTGGATGAACTGGAAGAAGAACTTGGAATAGAAGAGAAAGTACCAAATCAGAGCAGGCAGAAAGAAGACACGGATTTAGAAGACTTGGATGATGAGGAGGACTATGATGATTTGGAGTCTCTCTGGGAACATCAGGATCTTATGGAAGAGCTCAAATTGGAGATGAGAAAATTGAGAGCCGTCGGTCTACCGACCATCTTAGAGGAATCAGAAGCCCCCAAAGCGGTTGATGATCCAAAACCGTGGAAGATCCACGAGACACTCCTGCATGAAGATCCCATGGATGAGCTTCACAAGTTCTACAAGAGTTACAGGGGGAGGATGCGGAAGTTTGACATCTTAAACTACCAAAAAATGTATGCAATAG GCTTACTCCAGCTAAAGGATCCTCTTCAGTCAATGAAATCTCAAAGATCCTTAATTCCAACACTCAAATCTCTTCTTCCTCAGAGTTTATGGCCTCGAGGTCTTAAACCGGGTACCGATCTATCAGAGGAGTTCATCAAGGAACTGCAAAGTGATCTGGAAATGGTCTATGTTGGGCAAACATGCCTTTCATGGGAATTCTTACTTTGGCAATATGAGAAAGCTCAGGAGCTGCCACAATCCGCTCGATACCGCAACCATCAGTACAATCAAGTAGCTGAAGAATTCCAACAATTTCAGGTGATCTTGCAAAGGTTTATAGAGGATGAGTTTTTCAAAGGTCCAAGATTACCCAATTATGTCAAACATCGATGTGGTAATCAGAATCTTCCTCAAGTTCCTCACATAAGAG AGGATAACTTGAAGGAGAAGATGGAGGCTCAACTCAAAGGTAATCATATCGTTTGTAGTGAAGTTCTTGAAGAAATCATGGAGGAATCTATTAGGATCTTTTGGGAATTTGTCAAGGCGGATAAGGATGAAACTCCTTGGATGCTGAAGGGTCTACTTGGAACTCATGTCCAACTTCAAGATCCTTCTGACTTTAAGTTCATGGCAAACGTACAATCCAATTTACAGAAG aaagaaaagaaactcaAAGACATTTTACGAATCCGCAACTGCTTGGTAAAGAAGTTCAAGAAGCCTAAAGAAGACGGATCGAATCAAGACCTCTTCTTCTCTCAAGTAGACCTAAAGTTGGTGGCACGAGTTCTTCGAATGTCTCGAATTACAACTGAACAGCTGGTGTGGTGTCACACAAAATTAAGCAATATTGTGTTCATCGAAGGAAAAGTTCATAGAGAGCCTTCATTTTTGCTCTTTCCATGCTGA
- the LOC103979321 gene encoding large ribosomal subunit protein eL34, whose product MVQRLTYRKRHSYATKSNQTRVVKTPGGSLVYQYTNKRASGPKCPVTGKRIQGIPHLRPTQYKRSRLSRNRRTVNRAYGGVLSGSAVRERIIRAFLVEEQKIVKKVLKIQKAKEKQASKS is encoded by the exons atggtgcAACGATTAACGTATCGGAAGAGGCATAGTTATGCCACCAAATCGAATCAGACTAGGGTTGTCAAAACCCCAG GTGGGAGCCTTGTGTATCAGTACACGAACAAGAGGGCGAGCGGGCCGAAATGCCCTGTGACTGGCAAGAGGATCCAAGGA ATACCTCATCTAAGACCTACTCAGTACAAGAGGTCCAGGTTGTCCAGAAATCGCCGGACTGTGAACCGTGCTTATGGTGGGGTCTTATCTGGAAGTGCTGTCAGAGAACG GATTATCCGAGCTTTTTTAGTTGAAGAGCAGAAGATTGTTAAGAAAGTTCTGAAGATCCAGAAGGCCAAAGAAAAACAAGCCTCGAAGAGCTAG